One window from the genome of Marinobacter sp. ANT_B65 encodes:
- the rpmE gene encoding 50S ribosomal protein L31: MKEGIHPKYEEITATCSCGNVIKTRSTIGHDLQLDVCSQCHPFYTGKQKVMDTGGRIDRFQKRFGGRIAGKKD; encoded by the coding sequence ATGAAAGAAGGTATTCACCCCAAGTACGAAGAAATCACCGCAACATGCTCCTGCGGTAATGTGATCAAGACCCGTTCTACTATCGGTCATGATCTGCAGCTTGACGTTTGCTCGCAGTGCCATCCTTTTTACACCGGCAAGCAGAAGGTTATGGATACAGGTGGTCGTATCGATCGCTTCCAGAAGCGTTTTGGTGGTCGTATCGCTGGTAAGAAAGACTGA